In Chryseobacterium geocarposphaerae, the following are encoded in one genomic region:
- the fahA gene encoding fumarylacetoacetase produces MKSFVEYSSNSDFSIHNIPFGVAVFNKEYIGCCTRIGDQVIDLSTLYDLGYFEEIEGLDDNVFEAYTLNEFIELGKPVTNAVRIKIQELLLEGSTLSKDEKTIEDAFYDLDQVKMMMPVHIPNYTDFYSSIEHATNVGKMFRDPANALLPNWKHLPVGYHGRASSIVVSGTEINRPKGQMKPADVEKPIFGPCKQLDFELEMAFIINKNTEMGESISTQQAEDAIFGMVVFNDWSARDIQSWEYVPLGPFLAKNFGSSISPWVVTLEALEPFRTASPVQDPEVLDYLKFEGDKNYDINLEVYIQPENGEQNLICESNYKHMYWNMTQQLAHHTVNGCNVEVGDLYASGTISGNDPKSFGSMLELTWRGQNPIQLSNGQERKFIDDNDTVTMKAWAEKNGVRVGFGEVSGKIIPAI; encoded by the coding sequence ATGAAATCATTTGTAGAATATTCGTCAAATTCAGACTTCTCTATACATAACATTCCTTTTGGTGTAGCCGTATTCAATAAAGAATATATCGGCTGCTGTACAAGAATCGGCGATCAGGTTATTGATCTTTCCACATTATATGATCTTGGCTATTTCGAAGAAATAGAAGGACTTGATGATAATGTTTTTGAAGCGTATACACTTAATGAATTTATTGAGCTTGGAAAACCAGTTACCAATGCTGTTCGTATAAAAATTCAGGAATTATTACTGGAAGGCTCAACATTATCAAAAGACGAAAAAACAATCGAAGATGCATTCTACGATTTGGATCAGGTAAAAATGATGATGCCTGTTCACATCCCGAATTACACTGATTTTTACAGCAGCATAGAGCATGCAACAAACGTTGGAAAAATGTTCAGAGACCCTGCAAATGCTTTATTACCCAACTGGAAACATCTTCCTGTAGGATACCACGGCAGAGCTTCTTCTATTGTAGTTTCCGGAACAGAAATCAACCGTCCGAAAGGTCAGATGAAACCAGCGGATGTAGAAAAACCAATTTTTGGGCCTTGTAAGCAATTAGACTTCGAATTGGAAATGGCATTCATCATCAACAAAAATACGGAGATGGGCGAAAGCATTTCTACACAACAGGCTGAAGATGCCATCTTCGGAATGGTGGTTTTTAATGACTGGTCAGCAAGGGATATTCAATCTTGGGAATATGTTCCGCTAGGTCCTTTTTTAGCTAAAAATTTCGGTTCGTCAATTTCTCCTTGGGTAGTTACTCTGGAAGCTTTGGAACCATTCAGAACAGCTTCTCCTGTTCAGGATCCTGAAGTGTTGGATTATCTGAAATTCGAAGGAGATAAAAACTACGACATCAATCTTGAAGTCTATATCCAGCCTGAAAATGGTGAACAAAATCTGATCTGCGAAAGTAACTACAAACATATGTACTGGAACATGACTCAGCAATTAGCTCATCACACCGTAAACGGCTGTAATGTAGAAGTTGGTGATCTATACGCAAGCGGAACCATTTCAGGAAACGATCCGAAATCTTTCGGTTCTATGCTTGAATTAACATGGAGAGGACAAAACCCAATCCAATTAAGCAACGGACAGGAAAGAAAATTCATCGACGATAATGATACGGTAACGATGAAAGCATGGGCTGAAAAAAACGGTGTAAGAGTAGGTTTTGGTGAAGTAAGTGGTAAAATTATTCCTGCAATTTAA
- a CDS encoding flavin reductase family protein, whose amino-acid sequence MKTLIPSEITPVQLQTVMQTAVSPRPIALASTVDKNGDINLSPFSFFNMFSTVPPILIFSPSRRVRDNTTKHTLENVLEVPEVVIGTVNFPIVQQISLASTEYGDGVNEFIKSGLTMKDADLVQPKLIEECPVNFECKVLEVKSLGDQGGAGNLVICEVQKIHIREEYLNEEGNLDQKKLDMVARLGGNWYSRNNDSNLFEVPKPLVTKGIGFDLLPNEIKLSKVFTGNDLGMLANVEVLPAGDYHSDEKIHQVAQKFLLESNIEEAWKILIK is encoded by the coding sequence ATGAAAACACTTATTCCATCTGAAATAACTCCGGTACAGCTACAAACCGTAATGCAGACTGCCGTTTCACCACGACCGATTGCATTGGCTTCTACGGTTGATAAAAATGGCGACATCAATTTGTCACCGTTCAGCTTTTTCAATATGTTCAGTACGGTTCCTCCGATCCTGATTTTTTCACCTTCGAGAAGAGTCCGTGATAATACGACAAAACATACCTTGGAAAATGTTTTGGAAGTTCCCGAAGTTGTCATCGGAACAGTAAACTTTCCGATTGTTCAACAAATATCTTTGGCTTCCACAGAATATGGTGACGGCGTGAATGAATTCATCAAGTCCGGCTTAACCATGAAGGACGCTGATTTGGTACAGCCAAAATTAATTGAGGAATGCCCTGTAAACTTTGAGTGTAAGGTTTTAGAAGTAAAATCCTTGGGAGATCAGGGAGGTGCAGGAAATCTGGTCATTTGCGAAGTTCAGAAAATCCACATCCGGGAAGAATATCTGAATGAGGAAGGAAATCTTGATCAGAAAAAACTGGATATGGTTGCCCGTTTGGGCGGAAACTGGTATTCCAGAAACAACGACAGCAATCTTTTTGAAGTTCCAAAACCGTTGGTAACCAAAGGAATTGGCTTCGACCTTCTTCCCAATGAAATAAAACTGAGTAAAGTTTTCACCGGAAACGATTTAGGAATGTTGGCCAACGTTGAGGTTTTACCTGCAGGAGATTATCATTCCGATGAAAAGATCCATCAGGTTGCTCAGAAATTTTTGCTTGAAAGCAACATTGAAGAAGCCTGGAAGATTTTAATTAAATAA
- a CDS encoding alpha/beta hydrolase family protein: MQIINEHNIILSNPETRDFLADAYYPETNGKLPLIIFVHGYKGYKDWGAWNIMAEKFAEAGFFFVKFNFSHNGTTVDDPHHFGDLEAFGNNNYSKELSDLGVVIDHFIQHEKVDDQKLILMGHSRGGGISIIKTFEDERINGLITLASVDTLDRFPKNEAFKKWEEAGVFYVLNGRTKQEMPHYYQFYEDFKNSEMRFDVERATEMAKAHILIIHGTNDESVNVKNAEHLHILNPNSELFLIEEANHTFGAKEPWEENDLPKDLNKVVEKSVEFIKNKFVI, translated from the coding sequence ATGCAAATCATAAACGAACACAATATAATCCTTTCCAATCCTGAAACAAGAGATTTTCTCGCAGATGCTTATTATCCCGAAACAAATGGAAAGTTACCATTAATTATTTTCGTTCATGGTTACAAAGGTTATAAAGACTGGGGAGCCTGGAACATAATGGCGGAAAAATTTGCTGAAGCAGGATTTTTCTTTGTTAAATTTAATTTTTCCCACAACGGAACCACGGTTGATGATCCTCATCATTTTGGTGATCTGGAAGCATTTGGAAATAATAATTATTCTAAAGAACTTTCGGATTTAGGAGTAGTAATAGATCATTTTATTCAGCATGAAAAAGTGGATGATCAGAAATTGATTTTGATGGGACACAGCAGGGGAGGAGGAATCTCTATTATCAAAACTTTTGAAGATGAAAGAATTAATGGATTAATAACATTAGCAAGTGTGGATACATTAGACCGTTTTCCTAAAAATGAAGCGTTTAAAAAATGGGAAGAAGCCGGGGTTTTCTATGTGCTAAATGGAAGGACGAAGCAGGAAATGCCCCATTATTACCAGTTTTATGAAGATTTTAAAAATAGTGAAATGCGTTTTGATGTAGAAAGAGCTACCGAAATGGCTAAAGCACACATACTAATCATTCACGGAACCAATGATGAAAGTGTGAATGTGAAAAATGCAGAACACCTGCATATTTTAAATCCCAATTCTGAATTGTTTTTAATTGAAGAGGCCAATCATACTTTTGGTGCAAAAGAACCCTGGGAAGAAAATGATCTGCCAAAAGACTTAAATAAGGTAGTAGAAAAGTCTGTTGAATTTATTAAGAATAAATTTGTAATTTGA
- a CDS encoding HipA family kinase: MLDLRTVTVMRYILPLREGGSLPALAEADDDFKYVLKFRGAGHGVKMLISELLGGKITEVLGLKIPELVLVNLDVDFGRTEADEEIQDLLKFSEGLNLGLHYLSGSIAYDPSVKVDPLLASKIVWLDAFITNIDRTFKNTNLLMWHKELWVIDNGASFYFHHSWQNFDTAAKTPFKYVKDHVLLPQATQLDEADKLAKEVLNETVFREIVNLIPEDWLHWNDADESPEEIREIYFNFLKTRLENSEIFLNEAKNARG; encoded by the coding sequence ATGTTGGATTTAAGAACAGTAACGGTAATGCGATATATTCTGCCGCTTCGGGAGGGAGGTTCTCTTCCTGCGCTCGCAGAAGCTGATGATGATTTTAAGTATGTATTAAAATTCCGTGGTGCAGGGCATGGAGTCAAAATGCTGATTTCAGAATTATTGGGCGGAAAAATTACTGAAGTATTAGGGTTAAAAATCCCTGAACTCGTATTAGTGAATCTCGATGTTGATTTCGGAAGAACTGAAGCTGATGAAGAAATTCAGGATCTGCTGAAGTTTTCAGAAGGATTAAACTTAGGGTTACATTATCTTTCAGGCTCTATTGCCTACGATCCCAGTGTGAAAGTTGATCCTCTTCTGGCATCAAAAATCGTTTGGCTGGATGCCTTTATCACGAATATCGACCGTACTTTTAAGAATACCAATCTTCTGATGTGGCATAAAGAGCTATGGGTGATCGACAATGGTGCCTCTTTCTATTTTCATCATTCGTGGCAGAATTTTGATACAGCTGCAAAAACTCCGTTCAAATATGTGAAAGACCATGTTTTGCTTCCACAGGCAACACAGCTTGATGAAGCAGATAAACTCGCAAAAGAAGTGTTGAATGAGACTGTTTTCAGAGAAATTGTAAACTTAATTCCTGAAGACTGGTTACACTGGAACGATGCCGATGAAAGCCCGGAGGAAATTCGTGAAATCTATTTCAACTTCCTGAAAACACGATTAGAAAATTCCGAAATCTTTTTAAACGAAGCCAAAAATGCAAGAGGATAA
- a CDS encoding DUF3037 domain-containing protein — MQEDKIYEYAVIRLVPKVEREEFFNIGLVMFSKKEKFIRVEFYLCPDKFRLMHSKLDYEDIIQNLESFQKIANGDKDGGPIAQLEIPERFRWLTAVRSSVVQTSRPHPGKSKDLEKTFGKLFEELVK; from the coding sequence ATGCAAGAGGATAAAATATACGAATACGCAGTCATACGTCTGGTTCCTAAGGTTGAAAGAGAAGAATTTTTCAATATAGGTTTGGTGATGTTTTCTAAAAAAGAAAAATTCATCAGGGTTGAGTTTTATTTATGTCCCGATAAATTCAGACTTATGCACAGCAAGCTGGATTATGAGGATATCATTCAAAATCTTGAAAGTTTTCAGAAAATAGCTAACGGGGATAAAGATGGCGGACCTATTGCACAGCTTGAAATTCCTGAACGTTTCCGATGGCTGACAGCGGTAAGAAGTTCCGTAGTACAGACCTCCAGACCTCATCCGGGAAAATCTAAAGACCTGGAAAAGACTTTTGGTAAACTTTTTGAGGAGTTAGTAAAATAA
- a CDS encoding alpha/beta hydrolase — protein sequence MNSFNHNIMYRFSLNLFFILCLSFFNLGYSQAPIEVQAPKSITLPKKTALLEDISYKNDASGNPIKLDIYEPKNPIAGKLPVVIYVHGGAWAKGDKIVRANSYIESFILKLVEKNYAVISIDYTLVSETVHFPLPVQDTKDVVRWVRKNAEKYNFDTNNIGYFGASSGAHLSMLSAYTNDNEYVGSPELSSYSGKVNYVVSNFGPTDLNRLLHTRLGKIPVAIVSLFFKPIVEIRQKLVFGISGYDIKTEKRKAIDYLETASPINDVENGVPTFILHGNRDKVAPINHSKRLVRKLKKQNIETKLIVVKDGAHGFGTTDTAYMNHLNDEMVNFIESHKK from the coding sequence ATGAACTCATTCAATCACAATATAATGTACAGGTTTTCTTTAAACCTGTTTTTTATTTTATGCTTAAGCTTCTTCAATCTGGGTTATTCTCAGGCTCCGATCGAAGTACAAGCTCCGAAAAGCATTACTCTTCCCAAAAAAACTGCTCTTTTAGAGGATATTTCTTATAAAAATGACGCTTCGGGAAATCCTATCAAATTAGATATTTATGAACCTAAAAATCCTATAGCAGGAAAACTTCCAGTGGTTATCTATGTTCATGGCGGAGCCTGGGCAAAAGGTGATAAAATAGTGAGAGCCAACAGCTATATCGAAAGTTTTATTTTAAAATTGGTCGAAAAAAATTACGCGGTCATCAGCATTGATTATACTTTGGTAAGTGAAACAGTACATTTTCCGTTGCCGGTTCAGGATACAAAAGATGTGGTGAGATGGGTTAGGAAAAATGCTGAAAAATATAATTTTGACACGAATAATATTGGCTATTTCGGAGCGTCTTCAGGCGCTCATTTATCGATGCTTTCAGCTTATACCAACGATAACGAATATGTTGGAAGTCCAGAACTTTCATCTTATTCCGGAAAAGTAAATTATGTGGTAAGTAATTTCGGTCCTACCGATTTAAACAGGCTTTTGCATACAAGATTGGGCAAAATTCCGGTTGCTATTGTAAGTTTATTTTTTAAGCCGATTGTTGAAATCAGACAAAAATTGGTCTTCGGAATTTCAGGATATGATATTAAAACCGAAAAAAGAAAAGCTATAGACTATCTGGAAACCGCTTCTCCGATCAATGATGTTGAAAATGGTGTTCCGACTTTCATCCTTCATGGAAATAGAGACAAAGTTGCTCCCATTAATCATTCCAAAAGGTTGGTCAGAAAGCTGAAAAAACAAAATATTGAAACCAAACTGATTGTTGTAAAAGACGGCGCTCACGGTTTTGGAACAACCGATACAGCATATATGAATCATCTGAATGATGAAATGGTGAATTTTATTGAATCTCATAAAAAATAA
- a CDS encoding serine hydrolase domain-containing protein has translation MKIKKLFSTSIVCFVLIICSSSAKLTEHTTSKPIPAIKEAMYFPPFNSDTWETKSIASLGWHQDKVQDLLDYLQTKNSRSFMILQNGRVVMENYFGGHTSRTPWYWASTGKTLTSTVTGIAEQEGFLNTNNKVSVYIGTGWTSEPLAKENLIICKNLLTMTSGLDDSMGNDVSSAHLQYKADAGTRWAYHNVYVKLQDVVAAATGQSWSSYFNTKLRDKIGMTGAWIQSGNNSVYWSNTRSMARFGLMALNKGNWSGTQVINPQYFQDATSTSQTLNLSYGYLWWLNGKASYHLPQTQFQFNGKLIPSAPDDLFCALGKNDQKIYVVPSKKLVIIRMGKSADNMNFARSDFDEVLWQKINSVIN, from the coding sequence ATGAAAATAAAGAAATTATTTTCTACTTCTATTGTATGTTTTGTACTCATTATATGCAGTTCCTCTGCGAAATTAACAGAGCATACAACGTCTAAACCAATACCGGCAATAAAAGAAGCCATGTATTTTCCTCCTTTTAATAGTGATACCTGGGAAACAAAATCTATTGCGAGTTTAGGGTGGCATCAGGATAAAGTTCAGGATTTGCTGGATTATTTGCAGACTAAAAACTCCAGAAGTTTTATGATTCTTCAGAACGGAAGAGTTGTAATGGAAAATTATTTTGGAGGTCATACTTCCAGAACTCCCTGGTATTGGGCAAGTACAGGAAAAACACTTACCTCAACCGTTACAGGAATTGCAGAACAGGAAGGCTTTTTAAATACCAATAATAAAGTTTCAGTGTATATCGGAACAGGATGGACAAGCGAACCTTTAGCAAAAGAAAATCTTATTATCTGTAAAAATCTGTTAACAATGACTTCCGGTTTGGATGACAGTATGGGAAATGATGTATCTTCGGCTCATCTTCAATACAAAGCCGATGCAGGCACGAGATGGGCGTATCATAACGTCTATGTAAAGCTTCAGGATGTAGTCGCTGCTGCTACAGGGCAAAGTTGGTCAAGCTACTTCAATACAAAGCTTCGGGATAAAATCGGAATGACCGGAGCCTGGATTCAGAGTGGCAATAACAGTGTATATTGGAGCAATACCAGAAGTATGGCACGCTTTGGATTAATGGCTCTCAATAAAGGAAACTGGAGCGGAACACAGGTCATTAATCCCCAATATTTTCAGGATGCAACCAGTACTTCCCAAACTCTCAATCTTTCCTACGGATATTTGTGGTGGCTCAACGGAAAAGCAAGCTATCATCTTCCACAGACACAATTTCAATTCAACGGAAAGCTAATTCCAAGCGCACCGGATGATCTGTTTTGTGCTTTAGGAAAGAATGATCAGAAAATCTATGTTGTTCCCAGTAAGAAGCTGGTTATTATAAGAATGGGTAAATCAGCAGATAATATGAATTTTGCCCGTTCGGATTTTGATGAGGTTTTATGGCAAAAAATAAACTCTGTCATTAATTAA
- a CDS encoding phospholipase D-like domain-containing protein — MFYNNAVCDIYIGKSAGAKLLQDIRNAKRNIKIVSPYLSPSLIKELIFLHNKGIKISLITSDEIEDFYGYDKNINKLIVQKRHTDEKAKQSRDSLISLSGTLLFAIIGLAVILVPVIFLLKEWKFAYGFILVIILFFVRDFIVRQIKSKRIYHYTYKQLFPFKVFISPNNGNSFNKTFIHSKIYVVDDEIAYMGSLNFTAKGIKDNHETRIRTADPNAVAGIVEEVNKIFFNSNLAERDLQFWGSQLYPEPIN; from the coding sequence ATGTTTTATAATAATGCCGTCTGTGATATTTATATTGGAAAAAGTGCCGGTGCAAAGCTTCTTCAGGACATCAGAAATGCCAAAAGAAATATCAAAATAGTATCTCCTTATCTTTCTCCTTCCTTGATTAAGGAGCTGATCTTTCTGCATAACAAAGGAATTAAGATAAGCCTTATTACCAGTGATGAGATAGAAGACTTTTATGGCTATGATAAGAATATTAATAAATTGATTGTTCAGAAAAGACATACTGATGAAAAAGCAAAACAGTCCAGAGATAGCCTGATCAGTCTGTCGGGAACACTGCTTTTTGCAATAATAGGTTTGGCGGTAATTTTAGTGCCGGTAATCTTCCTTTTAAAAGAATGGAAGTTTGCCTATGGGTTTATCCTTGTTATTATATTGTTTTTTGTAAGAGATTTTATTGTAAGACAAATTAAAAGCAAGCGGATTTACCATTATACCTATAAACAGTTATTCCCTTTCAAAGTTTTTATTTCTCCCAATAATGGAAACTCTTTCAATAAAACCTTTATCCACAGTAAGATTTATGTGGTTGATGACGAAATCGCCTATATGGGCTCTTTGAACTTTACGGCAAAAGGAATAAAAGACAACCACGAAACAAGAATCAGAACTGCTGATCCTAATGCTGTGGCAGGAATAGTGGAGGAAGTAAATAAGATTTTTTTTAATTCCAATTTGGCAGAAAGAGATCTTCAGTTTTGGGGAAGCCAGCTGTATCCGGAGCCGATTAATTAA
- a CDS encoding TlpA family protein disulfide reductase, producing the protein MLKKLLLSGILFFCFGFIGAQNSLKLNDTAPEIHLKTFQGTDFKLSSLKGKVVLLDFWATWCAPCVEEQPFLKEIYTENEKAVKAGHFEIVGVSLDKSGDNWKKMIERERINWTQISDLQFWKSPVAKTYGIEELPYNLVLDKSGKVIAINIHGEELKTFIANELKKEFN; encoded by the coding sequence ATGCTGAAAAAATTACTTTTATCAGGAATTTTATTCTTCTGTTTCGGATTCATTGGCGCACAAAATTCATTGAAGTTAAATGATACTGCTCCTGAAATTCATTTAAAAACTTTTCAGGGCACTGATTTTAAACTGAGCTCATTGAAAGGGAAGGTGGTTTTACTCGATTTTTGGGCAACATGGTGCGCTCCATGTGTTGAAGAACAGCCTTTTTTAAAGGAAATTTATACTGAAAATGAAAAAGCTGTAAAAGCAGGACACTTTGAAATAGTGGGAGTTTCCTTAGATAAATCTGGAGACAACTGGAAGAAGATGATTGAAAGGGAAAGAATAAACTGGACACAAATAAGTGATCTTCAGTTTTGGAAAAGCCCGGTTGCCAAAACATACGGGATTGAAGAATTACCTTATAATCTGGTGCTGGATAAATCAGGAAAGGTTATCGCAATTAATATTCATGGGGAAGAGCTGAAAACTTTTATAGCTAATGAATTGAAAAAAGAGTTTAATTAA
- a CDS encoding rhodanese-like domain-containing protein, translated as MKRIMFLLAMMMCFGSFLKAQTQPVPWTAAQVVAPDILAAKIVKKQTQNILILSVGPSAVVKGSMDMGMANDPQNLEKLKDYVKKLDKNKEIIVYCGCCPYDRCPNIRPAFNALVEMGFKNVKILDIPKNVKTNWIDHDYPTND; from the coding sequence ATGAAAAGAATAATGTTTTTACTGGCTATGATGATGTGTTTTGGCAGTTTTCTAAAAGCACAGACTCAGCCGGTTCCATGGACGGCAGCTCAAGTGGTGGCTCCGGATATTTTAGCAGCTAAAATTGTAAAAAAGCAAACCCAAAATATCCTGATCCTCTCTGTAGGTCCCTCTGCTGTGGTAAAAGGTTCTATGGATATGGGAATGGCTAATGATCCTCAAAATCTTGAGAAGCTGAAGGACTATGTGAAAAAACTAGATAAAAATAAGGAAATCATCGTTTATTGCGGCTGTTGTCCATACGACCGATGTCCAAATATCAGACCTGCTTTCAATGCCTTGGTGGAAATGGGCTTTAAAAATGTAAAAATTTTAGATATTCCCAAAAATGTAAAAACCAACTGGATTGATCACGATTATCCAACCAATGATTAA
- a CDS encoding ATP-dependent helicase, which translates to MEDYLKGLNESQFEAVTTLQGPLMVLAGAGSGKTRVLTMRIAHLITNGVDPFNILSLTFTNKAAKEMKERIAKVVGQSNAKSLWMGTFHSVFARILRSEAHYLGYPSNFTIYDQQDALNVIKKVLKDMNIDADLYKPKKVQARISTYKNNLITVKAYYANPELMEADEKANMKFIGQIYQKYVEQCFKNGSMDFDDLLLKTNELLTRFPEVLAKYQDRFRYILVDEYQDTNHSQYLIVKALASKFENICVVGDDAQSIYSFRGANIQNILNFKKDYPDAVTVSLEQNYRSTQNIVNAANVVIAKNLQQFKKNVFSENEEGEKIKIYRSLSDADEANFVAGNIWETRNREQRKYSDFAILYRTNSQTRAFEDALRRKNIPYKVYGGLSFYQRKEVKDLIGYLRLLVNENDSEALMRIINYPARGIGETTQNKLIVFADSQNISVSKVLDNLPIYAPHLGFNNGVLNKLNDFWSMIKAFQVLLKTETAYNVAMEVAKRSGLIKFLKDDQTPEGISRVENVQELMNSMQGFIEEQMQLEDGDPSLPNFLENIALSADTQDKENVDDMVSLMTIHLSKGLEFPVVHLVGLEENLFPSFMSSATREDLEEERRLFYVALTRAEKQAYFSYAVSRFQWGKITDAEPSRFLSEIDDQYLEFLNPMIEKRFINNSGVKSNIFDEHPSEMRSFKKVEKKTIAKSENSKPIAEPRKLKPVSTAKIINPSGASSQDIEVGDKVRHDRFGIGEVTFLDGTDPQNIKAKVVFMHEGEKNLILKYAKLTKI; encoded by the coding sequence ATGGAGGATTATCTGAAAGGACTGAATGAATCACAATTTGAAGCCGTTACCACGTTACAAGGACCACTGATGGTGCTTGCAGGAGCGGGTTCCGGAAAAACGCGTGTACTTACCATGCGCATCGCTCATTTGATCACCAATGGAGTAGATCCTTTTAATATTTTATCTCTGACCTTTACTAATAAGGCGGCAAAAGAAATGAAGGAGCGTATTGCCAAAGTGGTAGGACAGAGCAATGCAAAAAGTCTTTGGATGGGAACCTTTCACTCTGTTTTTGCGAGAATTCTGAGAAGTGAGGCACATTATTTGGGCTATCCTTCCAATTTTACCATTTACGATCAGCAGGACGCTCTGAACGTGATTAAAAAGGTATTGAAAGACATGAATATCGATGCCGATTTATATAAACCTAAAAAAGTTCAGGCAAGAATTTCTACCTATAAAAATAATCTGATCACGGTAAAAGCATATTATGCAAATCCCGAACTGATGGAAGCTGATGAAAAAGCCAATATGAAATTCATAGGGCAGATCTACCAGAAATATGTAGAACAATGCTTCAAAAACGGATCAATGGATTTTGATGATTTACTGTTGAAAACTAATGAACTGTTAACCCGTTTTCCTGAAGTTTTAGCAAAATATCAGGACAGATTCAGATATATTTTGGTAGATGAGTACCAGGATACCAACCATTCTCAGTATTTAATTGTAAAAGCGTTGGCTTCAAAATTTGAAAATATTTGTGTTGTGGGAGATGACGCCCAATCGATTTATTCTTTCCGTGGCGCAAATATTCAGAATATCTTAAACTTTAAAAAAGACTATCCTGATGCGGTAACGGTTTCATTGGAACAAAATTACCGCTCAACACAGAATATTGTAAATGCAGCCAATGTAGTGATTGCGAAAAACCTTCAGCAATTCAAGAAAAATGTTTTCAGTGAAAATGAAGAAGGTGAAAAAATAAAAATCTACCGTTCCCTGTCCGATGCGGATGAAGCCAATTTCGTGGCAGGAAATATCTGGGAAACCAGAAACCGGGAGCAAAGGAAATACAGTGATTTTGCCATTTTATATCGTACCAACTCTCAAACCCGTGCATTTGAAGATGCTTTGAGACGTAAAAATATTCCATACAAAGTATATGGAGGACTGTCTTTCTATCAGAGAAAAGAGGTAAAGGATCTCATCGGCTATCTGCGACTTTTGGTGAATGAAAATGACTCGGAAGCGTTGATGAGAATCATCAATTATCCTGCAAGAGGAATTGGTGAAACGACTCAGAATAAACTGATTGTTTTTGCAGACTCTCAAAATATTTCTGTTTCAAAAGTACTGGATAATCTTCCGATCTATGCACCGCATTTAGGATTTAACAACGGTGTTCTGAATAAACTGAATGATTTCTGGTCCATGATCAAAGCGTTCCAGGTATTGCTTAAAACGGAAACCGCATATAATGTTGCAATGGAGGTGGCAAAACGAAGCGGTTTGATAAAGTTTTTAAAAGATGACCAGACACCGGAAGGAATTTCCAGGGTTGAAAACGTTCAGGAATTGATGAACTCCATGCAGGGGTTTATTGAAGAACAAATGCAGCTGGAAGATGGAGATCCTAGTCTACCGAACTTCTTAGAGAATATTGCCCTTTCTGCGGATACTCAGGATAAGGAAAATGTGGATGATATGGTTTCACTGATGACCATTCACCTTTCCAAAGGTCTTGAGTTTCCGGTAGTTCATTTGGTGGGACTGGAAGAAAATCTTTTCCCAAGTTTCATGAGTTCTGCTACAAGAGAAGATCTGGAAGAAGAGAGACGATTGTTTTATGTGGCTTTAACGAGAGCCGAGAAACAGGCTTATTTCTCTTATGCTGTTTCCCGTTTCCAATGGGGAAAAATTACTGATGCAGAGCCGTCAAGGTTTTTGAGTGAAATTGATGACCAATACCTTGAATTCCTGAATCCGATGATTGAGAAGCGTTTCATTAATAATTCCGGAGTGAAATCTAATATATTCGATGAACATCCTTCTGAAATGAGAAGCTTTAAGAAAGTGGAAAAGAAAACCATTGCTAAAAGTGAAAATTCAAAACCAATCGCGGAGCCAAGGAAGCTGAAACCGGTAAGTACGGCGAAGATCATCAACCCGAGCGGAGCTTCTTCTCAGGATATTGAAGTAGGAGATAAAGTAAGGCATGACAGATTCGGAATCGGAGAAGTGACCTTCTTAGACGGAACAGATCCTCAAAATATTAAAGCAAAAGTGGTTTTCATGCATGAAGGAGAGAAAAATCTGATCCTGAAATATGCAAAACTGACAAAAATATAA